The Pecten maximus chromosome 14, xPecMax1.1, whole genome shotgun sequence genome includes a region encoding these proteins:
- the LOC117341936 gene encoding protein toll-like: MAVAGRWGIQIVLCLNLAMLMSCLRQSTSQSTTDCEYVKKDYTQFPSLYQTHGRDVSTVAKAFILENANDTCAVNVTQLINFYDFPVDRIVAAMFVFACKKPLHIELTNVDALQDKFYNVVGYFQVQGCSFDTESLQLFSDAFDMRVVTLSGVPMYDTSNCSVTTKRGLLKNAVALSIDKTPVNDNKDVLDFMAGPEVFPEMRELSILHLGWEKLSPGMMHTFPFLESLEVPNNNFTKPPREFPWNDAISYLPRNLSRSRFFQSQYSLALHIDIQPNVYRRFYNLDNNNIRSLRGYQFHGILHMISLNNNSLQDIDEKCFRQVSDLQNICLADNKLTSLPATLFLGLTSLRHLDIHNNLIQELPDGLFDDSPNLVYVNLASNRISSLRKRLFVKLLNLETLFLDRNNIVVINEASFPLHSIALRHIGLCSNPLRQIPKITFYIRSLRRIDLQNTSITLTNFSGQLEELDSNSLLESIIESSSDTNADIFTRPSRLREIDLSESDIQGIDLSGNISKECKLKLIILLIHFHFNLHNNPLRCDCRIIPLMEIIQQYRQNATITPNDYFFREWACVTPQELNGRTLLEVKEEETYCRVNFSSCPVNCLCYERTSSHVIIVDCRDTDMMSLPLSLPEGVLDLWFQRNNITRIETRNYLPRVRTLSLTSNQINQVDRDAVLQLNIIENIHLSSNNLIGLPEQIQYLHLTELTITDNPFSCDCHSLWMRSWVERNKDVVLDSSVVTCNTQLGTARPLIKVPTSEFVCKNDFDAKKHVIIPATVSSLSLSLVISLIAFVCIYRLEVKVFLYIYLGIRPFDKVNRLGKKPIDLVVIHSPSTQTWVTEKVLRIAERKNRHELHIFDICGDCVAGFAFQDNIACLVENTRKVLVVLSKDFLHDTKLQMAWTEIKRRIPDHGIGFIQFVTDNVLTSDVPDSEMASVMKHTRYLGTQERFIRNKLFYYMPPSRTHNDLHDRPVLQSLLENRNRSNPDSLQNNNSSLFLGYSEDILAFIITTMCPQLHRCGYPLCIPDKDFVLGAAKEENILRAVSTSLHTLFIVSENTFVDEWSLFTFRAAAQRSLREKYNHLIVVLMCNINTESVQDEELRHYLKSHVTLNVDDEHFLRKLSLSVRQTRSSTTQANGYVLGRKNRDISLTDVAIKM, translated from the coding sequence ATGGCAGTAGCTGGGAGATGGGGTATACAAATCGTCTTGTGTCTAAACCTGGCGATGCTGATGTCATGTCTTCGGCAGAGCACATCACAGAGCACCACGGACTGTGAATACGTCAAAAAGGATTACACACAGTTCCCGAGTCTGTATCAGACCCACGGACGTGACGTCAGTACTGTCGCTAAGGCTTTTATCCTCGAGAATGCCAATGACACATGCGCAGTTAATGTTACGCAGCTGATAAACTTTTATGATTTCCCCGTTGATCGTATCGTAGCAGCTATGTTCGTATTTGCCTGCAAGAAACCTCTCCACATTGAACTTACTAACGTGGACGCATTACAGGATAAATTTTACAACGTTGTTGGATATTTCCAGGTTCAGGGGTGTTCATTCGATACGGAAAGCCTTCAACTATTTTCTGATGCGTTTGACATGCGTGTGGTAACATTAAGTGGAGTTCCAATGTATGATACATCTAATTGTTCGGTGACAACCAAACGAGGACTTCTGAAAAATGCAGTAGCTTTGTCTATTGACAAGACACCAGTCAATGACAATAAAGATGTTTTAGATTTCATGGCGGGTCCGGAGGTATTTCCTGAAATGAGAGAGCTATCGATCCTCCATTTGGGTTGGGAAAAACTATCACCCGGTATGATGCACACCTTTCCATTCCTGGAATCTTTAGAAGTACCAAATAATAATTTTACTAAACCTCCTCGTGAGTTTCCGTGGAACGACGCGATTTCTTATCTCCCAAGAAATCTGTCTCGGTCACGTTTTTTTCAAAGTCAGTACAGCTTGGCACTACATATTGATATTCAGCCAAATGTATACAGACGTTTTTATAACCTGGATAACAATAACATTAGAAGCCTACGGGGTTATCAGTTTCACGGGATTCTCCACATGATTTCCTTAAACAATAACAGTCTACAGGATATTGATGAAAAATGCTTCCGCCAAGTTTCTGATCTTCAAAACATTTGTCTAGCTGACAACAAACTGACTTCACTTCCGGCGACACTTTTCCTAGGACTTACCTCCCTTCGTCATTTAGATATTCACAATAATCTAATCCAAGAGTTGCCAGATGGTTTATTTGATGATTCACCCAACCTCGTATACGTGAACTTGGCTTCGAATCGAATATCCTCTCTCAGGAAAAGGTTGTTCGTAAAACTTCTGAACTTAGAAACGTTGTTTTTAGATCGTAATAATATAGTCGTAATCAACGAAGCCTCGTTCCCGCTCCATTCAATAGCACTAAGGCATATTGGTCTCTGTAGTAATCCACTTCGTCAAATTCCAAAAATAACTTTCTACATCCGTAGTCTCCGACGCATTGATCTTCAGAACACATCTATTACACTTACTAACTTCTCGGGTCAACTAGAAGAGCTGGACTCCAATTCACTTCTGGAAAGTATAATCGAATCGTCAAGTGATACTAACGCAGATATATTTACACGCCCAAGTCGCCTTAGAGAAATCGACCTGTCGGAAAGTGACATCCAAGGTATTGACCTCTCTGGAAATATCAGTAAAGAATGCAAACTGAAACTCATCATACTCCTCATACATTTCCATTTTAATCTTCATAACAACCCACTTAGGTGTGACTGCCGCATCATCCCGCTGATGGAAATCATACAACAATACAGACAGAATGCTACTATAACGCCGAATGATTATTTCTTCCGTGAATGGGCTTGTGTCACTCCGCAGGAATTAAACGGGCGGACGCTACTCGAAGTGAAGGAGGAGGAGACATATTGTAGGGTGAATTTTTCGTCGTGCCCAGTCAACTGTCTCTGTTATGAACGGACATCCTCACATGTCATCATCGTTGACTGTCGGGATACggatatgatgtccctaccttTGAGTCTGCCAGAGGGTGTCCTGGATCTCTGGTTTCAGAGAAACAACATCACGCGCATTGAGACCAGAAACTACCTTCCTCGTGTTCGCACTCTGTCACTCACCTCAAATCAAATAAATCAAGTCGACCGTGACGCCGTGTTACAGTTAaacataattgaaaatattcattTGTCTTCAAACAATCTTATTGGTCTACCAGAACAGATCCAATACCTCCATCTGACCGAGCTGACCATCACTGACAACCCGTTCTCATGTGACTGCCACTCATTGTGGATGAGGTCGTGGGTAGAACGTAATAAGGACGTGGTATTGGACTCATCAGTAGTGACTTGTAACACACAGCTAGGTACAGCAAGGCCTCTTATCAAAGTTCCCACCTCCGAGTTCGTTTGTAAAAATGACTTTGATGCGAAAAAGCACGTCATCATTCCAGCCACAGTATCGTCTCTTTCATTAAGTCTCGTCATATCCCTCATTGCTTTTGTCTGTATTTATAGACTGGAAGTAAAAGTATTCCTCTATATTTATCTTGGTATTCGTCCGTTTGACAAAGTGAATAGATTGGGGAAGAAACCTATTGATTTGGTCGTTATTCACTCACCTTCAACTCAAACATGGGTGACGGAAAAAGTACTACGAATAGCGGAGAGAAAAAACAGACATGAGCttcatatttttgatatttgtgGTGACTGTGTGGCTGGCTTTGCTTTTCAAGACAATATCGCCTGTCTGGTGGAGAATACACGGAAAGTTCTTGTGGTTTTGTCAAAAGACTTTCTACACGATACCAAACTTCAAATGGCGTGGACGGAGATCAAAAGAAGAATCCCGGACCATGGTATAGGGTTTATACAGTTTGTCACCGACAATGTGTTGACATCCGATGTACCGGATTCCGAAATGGCGAGTGTAATGAAACATACCCGCTATCTCGGTACCCAGGAACGGTTTATCAGAAACAAGTTGTTTTATTACATGCCTCCAAGCAGGACTCATAATGACCTGCATGATAGACCAGTGCTACAAAGTTTGCTAGAGAATAGAAACAGAAGTAACCCGGACagtttacaaaataacaacagttCTCTATTTCTGGGTTATTCCGAGGATATTTTAGCATTTATCATCACCACGATGTGCCCTCAACTGCACAGATGTGGGTATCCATTGTGTATTCCGGATAAAGACTTCGTCCTCGGTGCTGCAAAGGAGGAGAATATTTTACGGGCGGTGTCTACCTCCCTGCACACACTCTTCATTGTGTCCGAGAACACGTTCGTTGACGAGTGGTCTTTGTTTACATTCCGTGCGGCTGCTCAGAGGTCTCTGCGAGAAAAGTACAACCATCTTATCGTTGTGTTGATGTGCAATATAAACACGGAATCGGTTCAGGACGAGGAACTCCGCCATTATCTCAAATCTCACGTCACACTGAATGTAGATGACGAACATTTTTTGCGAAAGCTTAGCCTTTCAGTGCGACAAACCCGGAGCAGCACCACACAGGCCAATGGCTACGTTCTTGGAAGGAAAAACCGCGACATATCTCTCACTGATGTTGCTATAAAGATGTAA